A section of the Clostridium sp. TW13 genome encodes:
- a CDS encoding putative polysaccharide biosynthesis protein translates to MKEQSTKNGILILSIAGILAKLLSLLYVPILQKIIGPEGYGSYQKIYEVFVFIYALTSLGTQTAVSKYVAELSAKGQEKDALRAFNLARNTLFLVGSSFTVALVVFAKPIANLASSPGIYVGLIALAPSIAITAVLSSYRGYLQAKNLMTPIGISQVLEQFFNVLVSLIFAALFIKYGYNFGGAGGTIGTSVGGIIAIIIIMRTFIKNKLDREARKNDVTGILVSNKQHLKTLLSYAFPITLSAGMQNLGAVVDTFIISGRLRFAAGFSEMQSDALYGTLGLYKTVYYVPLVIITAVVTAMLPKIIKSYTLESGKELRYNVRMALRITLMIIIPSAFGLSVLSREIYEVLGFRQQGAILLTWGAFVVIFMAIVQTQSAVLQGTNQLFFVVKSLLIGTILKIICNYVLVGIRGVNIYGAVFGGYLCFVVPMFINQARIAHSIKTKLSLIKLSLKPLISSLIMYAVIFISKYVIFGLSAKIGLRGILKLFPLSIVILIGVIAYFGMMVILKAITKKDLDTVSPKIYNMLPIMLKNKIK, encoded by the coding sequence ATGAAAGAACAGTCAACTAAAAATGGAATTTTAATATTGTCAATAGCAGGAATATTGGCGAAACTATTAAGTTTATTATATGTACCGATATTACAAAAGATAATTGGCCCTGAAGGATATGGATCATATCAGAAGATTTATGAAGTATTTGTTTTTATTTATGCTCTAACGAGTCTTGGAACACAAACAGCGGTGTCTAAATATGTAGCTGAGTTATCAGCTAAAGGCCAAGAAAAAGATGCCCTAAGGGCCTTTAACTTAGCAAGAAATACATTGTTTTTAGTGGGAAGTAGTTTTACAGTAGCTTTAGTAGTATTTGCAAAACCTATTGCTAATTTAGCAAGTAGTCCGGGAATATATGTAGGTTTAATAGCTTTAGCACCTTCTATAGCTATTACTGCTGTGTTGAGTTCTTACAGAGGATATCTACAGGCGAAGAACTTGATGACTCCTATAGGAATATCACAAGTACTAGAGCAGTTTTTTAATGTTTTAGTAAGTTTGATTTTTGCAGCTTTATTTATTAAGTATGGGTACAACTTTGGTGGTGCTGGCGGAACTATTGGTACTTCTGTTGGTGGAATCATAGCTATCATAATAATTATGAGGACCTTTATTAAGAATAAATTGGATAGAGAGGCGAGAAAAAATGATGTGACAGGAATTTTAGTTTCTAATAAGCAACATTTAAAGACTCTTTTATCCTATGCTTTTCCAATAACTTTAAGTGCAGGTATGCAAAATTTAGGAGCAGTAGTAGATACGTTTATTATAAGTGGAAGATTGAGATTTGCAGCAGGTTTTAGTGAAATGCAATCTGATGCGTTATATGGAACTTTAGGTTTATATAAAACTGTTTATTATGTTCCTTTAGTTATTATAACAGCTGTAGTTACAGCTATGTTGCCAAAGATAATTAAAAGTTATACATTAGAAAGTGGCAAGGAGCTACGATATAATGTGAGAATGGCACTTAGAATAACTTTGATGATAATAATTCCATCAGCTTTTGGCTTAAGTGTATTAAGCAGAGAGATATATGAGGTATTAGGATTTAGACAGCAAGGAGCAATTTTATTAACTTGGGGAGCTTTTGTCGTTATTTTTATGGCAATAGTTCAGACTCAGTCAGCTGTTTTGCAAGGAACAAATCAGTTGTTTTTTGTCGTAAAATCTTTGTTAATAGGTACTATATTAAAAATAATATGTAACTATGTTTTAGTTGGAATTAGAGGGGTTAATATTTACGGAGCAGTATTTGGTGGATACCTATGTTTTGTAGTGCCAATGTTTATAAATCAAGCAAGAATAGCGCACAGTATTAAAACAAAATTGTCGCTTATTAAATTATCTTTAAAACCTCTTATAAGTAGTTTGATTATGTATGCAGTGATATTTATAAGTAAGTATGTTATTTTTGGATTGAGTGCTAAAATTGGGTTAAGAGGTATTCTTAAGTTATTTCCTTTAAGTATAGTGATACTCATAGGTGTGATTGCATACTTTGGTATGATGGTGATATTAAAGGCAATAACTAAAAAAGATCTAGATACAGTATCACCTAAGATCTATAATATGCTGCCTATTATGCTGAAAAATAAAATTAAATAG
- a CDS encoding cell division protein FtsA: protein MNIENLSEREAIFSLDIGTRSIKGTVGVVRDKKFCVVAEKLIEHKERAMLDGQIHDIGLVADTVRNIKAYIEKEININLSSVSIAAAGRFLKTVEASYETDIDDVEIDKNLVRTVEMGAVKEAEAVINKQTNGKLYCVGYSVKTYYLNSYVISNLVGHKGEKIKVDVIATFLPRSVVDSLYSVMNKVNLKVENLTLEPIAALEAVIPQNLRLLNIALVDIGAGTSDIAICNNNSISAYGMVPLAGDEVTEAIAQAYLVDFITAERIKRQCSDKEEVTYTDILGLDNTIKSEDVLKVIEPVVDKMTNDVGERLLELNGGKAPSAVFLVGGGAHTQFFKEFIAKKLNLPVQRIAIKGREAVIDCVCDDMSIGSTGVTVLGIALVAIKNMGKDFIDVTLNDSTISLFNSHKHSVMDVLMNAQINPKVLIGKNGKNIRFMVNGIKRLGFGEFAVGAKILLNNIEATLESEVSNGDVIKVDFAQDGKDAAPKVMEYISEVDEKYFYYNEELINIEPIVKINNVLSQVDSIIKNNDDVEIIFPKTIGEVKKYVISCNDDEILSIGDIKLEDDYEIKNGDKIVTKNIYNEEKKETLINTDTTFIGEEDTFNPLKVIVNGKECILKNKKQYIFVDIFNFIDFDLQASKGMINLQLNGEKASYTDVLKENDIIKIFWE, encoded by the coding sequence ATGAATATAGAGAATTTAAGTGAAAGAGAAGCAATATTTTCTTTAGATATAGGGACAAGAAGTATTAAAGGTACAGTTGGTGTTGTGAGAGATAAAAAATTCTGTGTAGTAGCAGAAAAGCTTATAGAACATAAGGAAAGAGCCATGTTAGATGGGCAAATACACGACATAGGTCTAGTTGCTGATACAGTTAGAAATATTAAAGCATATATAGAAAAGGAAATAAATATAAATTTAAGCAGTGTTTCAATTGCAGCAGCTGGAAGATTTTTAAAGACTGTAGAAGCTTCCTATGAGACAGATATAGATGATGTAGAAATAGATAAAAATTTAGTTAGAACAGTAGAAATGGGAGCAGTTAAAGAAGCAGAAGCTGTTATAAATAAACAAACAAATGGAAAATTATATTGTGTTGGCTATTCGGTTAAAACGTATTATTTAAATTCTTATGTTATTTCAAATTTAGTGGGGCATAAGGGAGAAAAGATAAAGGTTGATGTTATAGCTACATTTTTACCAAGATCTGTAGTAGATAGTCTTTATTCTGTTATGAATAAAGTTAATTTAAAAGTTGAGAATTTAACACTAGAACCTATAGCGGCATTAGAAGCAGTAATTCCTCAAAATTTGAGATTGCTAAATATTGCTTTGGTGGATATTGGAGCTGGAACTTCAGATATAGCAATATGCAACAATAATAGTATATCTGCATATGGGATGGTTCCTTTAGCTGGAGATGAGGTTACTGAGGCAATAGCACAGGCATATTTAGTAGATTTTATCACTGCAGAAAGAATAAAGAGACAATGTAGTGATAAAGAAGAGGTTACATATACTGATATTTTAGGGTTGGATAATACAATTAAGAGTGAAGATGTATTAAAGGTTATTGAACCTGTAGTTGATAAAATGACTAACGATGTTGGAGAACGATTATTAGAACTTAATGGCGGAAAGGCTCCTAGTGCTGTATTTTTAGTTGGAGGCGGAGCTCACACTCAATTTTTTAAAGAATTTATAGCTAAAAAGTTAAATTTACCAGTACAAAGAATTGCTATAAAGGGCAGGGAAGCAGTAATTGATTGTGTATGTGATGATATGAGTATAGGCAGTACAGGGGTAACTGTTCTAGGAATAGCGTTGGTTGCTATTAAGAATATGGGAAAAGATTTTATTGATGTTACGCTAAATGATTCAACTATAAGTTTATTTAATTCCCATAAGCATTCGGTGATGGATGTACTTATGAATGCACAAATAAATCCTAAAGTACTTATTGGCAAGAATGGCAAAAATATCAGATTCATGGTAAATGGCATAAAGCGCTTGGGATTTGGAGAGTTTGCAGTAGGAGCAAAAATATTACTTAACAATATAGAAGCTACCTTGGAAAGTGAAGTTAGTAATGGAGATGTAATCAAAGTAGATTTTGCACAAGATGGAAAGGATGCAGCTCCTAAGGTAATGGAATATATATCAGAAGTAGATGAAAAATATTTTTATTACAATGAAGAATTAATAAATATAGAGCCTATAGTAAAAATAAATAATGTTCTATCTCAGGTAGATTCTATAATTAAGAATAATGATGATGTTGAGATAATTTTTCCTAAAACCATAGGGGAAGTGAAAAAGTATGTAATTTCATGTAATGATGATGAGATTTTAAGTATTGGAGATATTAAGTTAGAAGATGACTATGAAATTAAAAATGGAGATAAAATAGTTACAAAGAATATATATAATGAAGAGAAAAAAGAAACACTAATAAATACGGATACAACATTTATTGGTGAAGAGGATACATTTAACCCTTTAAAAGTAATAGTTAATGGTAAAGAGTGTATATTAAAAAATAAAAAGCAATATATTTTTGTAGATATATTCAATTTTATTGATTTTGATTTACAAGCATCTAAAGGGATGATTAATTTACAATTAAATGGGGAGAAGGCATCTTATACAGATGTGTTAAAGGAAAATGATATAATTAAAATATTTTGGGAATAA
- a CDS encoding DUF488 family protein — MIKVYTIGFTKKTAEEFFNLLELNNIKVVLDVRLNNVSQLAGFTKGNDLKYFLYKILTVEYLHNTQFSPTKEILMDYKNKVITWGEYEKEFNMLLRKRKLETYIREYLIDKLDSICILCSESEPTFCHRRLVAEYIKEILTGEDIEIIHI, encoded by the coding sequence ATGATTAAGGTTTATACAATTGGTTTTACAAAAAAGACAGCAGAAGAGTTTTTTAATTTACTAGAACTAAATAATATTAAAGTAGTGCTAGATGTTAGATTAAACAACGTAAGTCAGTTAGCAGGTTTTACAAAGGGCAATGATCTTAAATATTTTTTATACAAGATACTGACTGTTGAGTATTTACACAATACCCAATTTAGTCCTACTAAGGAAATACTTATGGACTATAAAAATAAAGTTATTACTTGGGGAGAATACGAAAAAGAATTTAATATGTTATTAAGAAAAAGGAAATTAGAAACATATATAAGAGAATATTTGATAGATAAGTTAGATAGTATATGTATTTTGTGTAGTGAAAGTGAACCGACTTTTTGTCATAGGAGGTTAGTAGCCGAATACATTAAAGAAATATTGACTGGAGAAGATATAGAAATTATACATATTTAA
- a CDS encoding DUF488 family protein has translation MRIFTIGHSNYPIDYFISLLKINKINCVVDVRSTPYSKYTPQYNREEVKKLLNIKGITYIHMGEEFGARREKKELYSKEGYLDFEKTRKDSIFLSGVDRIINGCKKGYNIALMCTEKDPFDCHRCIMVGKGLEDNGFEVDHIMQGNKHIKQKEIERKLLDKYFKDRNQIMLESVQGKILSIEEMIEESYKKRNKEIGYHMDEGE, from the coding sequence ATGAGAATATTTACGATAGGGCATTCAAATTATCCAATAGATTATTTTATTTCACTATTGAAAATAAATAAAATTAATTGTGTGGTTGATGTTAGATCAACTCCGTACTCAAAGTATACACCGCAATATAATAGGGAAGAAGTAAAAAAATTATTAAATATAAAAGGTATAACCTATATTCATATGGGAGAAGAGTTTGGAGCAAGAAGAGAAAAAAAAGAATTGTATTCAAAAGAGGGATATCTTGATTTTGAAAAGACTAGAAAGGATTCAATTTTCTTAAGTGGAGTTGATAGAATTATTAATGGATGTAAAAAAGGTTATAATATTGCATTAATGTGTACTGAAAAAGATCCATTTGATTGTCATAGGTGCATTATGGTAGGAAAAGGTTTGGAGGATAATGGATTCGAAGTAGATCATATAATGCAAGGAAACAAACATATAAAGCAAAAGGAAATTGAAAGAAAACTACTTGATAAATATTTTAAAGATAGAAATCAGATTATGCTTGAGTCAGTGCAAGGAAAAATTTTGTCTATAGAAGAAATGATAGAAGAATCTTATAAAAAAAGAAATAAAGAAATAGGTTATCATATGGATGAGGGTGAATAA
- a CDS encoding SMEK domain-containing protein has translation MIKRSKKVEEIIKGLALLQYYIKFNNKLSKYDVNKDCEYFFCDLFNIAYDLELSNMNRIQKNYPSIDLGSTNDKISVQITATTSKKKVDETIQGFEDKELYKEYKELWIFTLFEKHSMKSNTYKSNKYLIKRIDLYDFINEIMNLNKKKIEKIASYLDDNLENCMDSVNGSIEHSKGSIKKGSTYEQYLCYVFGEDSIKDIDKDYRKEYFKVIDEFSKKLIKLSKTTRKYLVTCMNYPIKEHLSHERLVMSWNEVSSNVKDINKLSSQISILIDNKFISPDDDSDYACIRIYEYDYDILYDLYCYCNEKDISVSDIIVELDFTKLD, from the coding sequence ATGATTAAAAGATCTAAAAAAGTAGAAGAAATTATAAAGGGACTTGCTTTGCTACAGTATTACATTAAATTTAATAATAAGTTATCCAAATATGATGTAAATAAGGATTGTGAATATTTTTTTTGTGATTTATTTAATATTGCATATGATTTAGAATTAAGCAATATGAATAGAATTCAAAAAAACTATCCGTCAATTGATTTGGGAAGTACCAATGATAAAATATCAGTTCAGATAACTGCAACAACTTCAAAGAAAAAAGTTGATGAGACAATTCAAGGTTTTGAAGATAAAGAACTATATAAAGAGTATAAAGAACTGTGGATATTTACTTTATTTGAAAAGCATTCGATGAAAAGTAATACTTATAAAAGTAATAAATACTTAATTAAGCGTATAGATTTGTATGATTTTATCAATGAAATTATGAATCTAAATAAGAAAAAGATTGAGAAAATTGCAAGTTACTTAGATGATAACTTGGAGAATTGTATGGATTCTGTTAATGGATCAATCGAGCATTCTAAAGGTAGTATAAAAAAAGGTAGTACATATGAGCAATATTTATGTTATGTGTTTGGAGAAGATTCAATAAAAGACATAGATAAAGATTATCGCAAAGAATATTTTAAAGTAATTGATGAATTTTCAAAAAAATTAATTAAACTAAGTAAAACTACAAGGAAATATTTAGTCACATGTATGAACTATCCTATTAAAGAACACTTATCACATGAGAGATTGGTAATGAGTTGGAATGAAGTATCTAGTAATGTTAAAGACATAAATAAATTATCAAGCCAAATAAGCATATTAATTGATAACAAATTTATCAGTCCTGATGATGACTCAGATTATGCATGTATCAGGATTTATGAATATGATTACGATATATTGTATGATTTATATTGTTATTGTAATGAGAAAGATATATCAGTTTCAGATATAATAGTTGAGTTAGATTTTACAAAATTAGACTAG
- a CDS encoding dual OB domain-containing protein, with protein sequence MDKKVIILTKSDKNGGYCVAGIDTSNGKFIRLVSEDEESEYALFDSDITYEDGQCLKVMDTIYVKLKDKQDCWFQPENYIIDSEYYLKKIGTATLDQIKNYLTHQDYIFYNNSNSILTNELRKQLKKYSLLIVELDELNLWRDKFKEKRIMASFLYNNQRYSYIKITDSILTEKYYYEVCQSEPRPYTLNNVIVIFSLACVFNMNASHYKLIANIIEQPRRVGFRNIMF encoded by the coding sequence ATGGATAAAAAGGTTATAATTCTTACAAAGTCAGATAAAAATGGTGGATATTGTGTTGCTGGAATTGATACTAGTAACGGAAAATTTATTAGATTAGTATCAGAAGATGAAGAAAGTGAATATGCACTATTTGATAGTGATATAACTTATGAAGATGGTCAGTGTTTAAAAGTAATGGATACAATTTATGTGAAATTGAAAGATAAGCAAGATTGTTGGTTTCAACCAGAAAACTACATTATTGATTCAGAATACTATTTGAAAAAAATAGGGACAGCAACGTTAGATCAAATTAAAAACTATCTTACACATCAAGATTATATCTTTTATAATAATAGCAATTCGATTTTAACCAATGAATTAAGAAAACAGTTAAAAAAATACTCATTACTAATTGTTGAACTAGATGAATTGAATTTATGGAGAGATAAATTCAAAGAAAAAAGAATTATGGCAAGTTTTTTATATAATAATCAACGATATAGTTATATTAAGATAACAGATTCAATATTGACAGAAAAATATTATTATGAAGTTTGTCAATCTGAACCACGACCTTATACACTGAACAATGTTATAGTGATATTTAGCCTAGCATGTGTTTTCAATATGAACGCTTCACATTATAAATTAATTGCTAATATAATCGAGCAACCACGTAGGGTTGGGTTTAGAAATATTATGTTTTAA
- the spoVB gene encoding stage V sporulation protein B codes for MVEKDSFYKNTFMLTSGNITVGILGFIFSVYLSKVLGSEGMGLYNLVMPVYNLFIGLMTAGIVAAISKISAVYSEKGDYSNLFKSIKTITLFNLFWASVVGIAVFFAAPAIGMIWIKDPRTILAIKVTCPAMIFIALSNILKGYFYGISEIKIPAFIDILEKSMRILVISLLITGFATDTLSSLVCAAYISLAIGELQSLLLLYLYYKYKCKHTVYIKTKTESKFQLTFDILIISLPLCLNAFLNNAFYTFSALIVPRRLLSAGFSYSIALEMIGKYSGMALPVVFFPLVIINSLNTVLIPDLSQTMSKKDYYSANARIKKVLLIVFLIGIGSIVVCNLIPNYLGKILFNKNDLGNYIRAASIAAPIAFTSMTMFGILNGLSKQKIILRNAVLTETLELCCLYVLTGIPSINIYGYAITACIISSLSLLLNLHEVKKTTNFQVSLSNVIIYILVGLFVYFLAKITLPLLSCVHPIITSLTIICIVYGLIGLFAIKYSKTLDIN; via the coding sequence ATGGTTGAGAAAGACTCATTTTATAAAAATACATTTATGCTTACCTCTGGAAATATAACTGTAGGGATTTTAGGCTTTATTTTCTCTGTTTATCTTTCTAAGGTACTAGGCTCAGAAGGCATGGGGTTATATAATCTCGTAATGCCTGTATATAATTTATTTATTGGACTAATGACTGCAGGCATAGTTGCTGCTATATCAAAAATTTCAGCTGTATATTCTGAAAAAGGTGATTATAGCAATTTATTCAAAAGTATTAAAACAATAACTCTTTTCAATTTATTTTGGGCTTCAGTAGTAGGTATTGCTGTTTTCTTTGCTGCTCCTGCCATAGGAATGATATGGATCAAGGACCCAAGAACTATACTTGCAATAAAAGTTACTTGTCCTGCTATGATATTTATTGCTCTTTCAAACATATTAAAGGGATATTTCTACGGAATTTCTGAAATTAAAATTCCTGCCTTTATAGATATTCTAGAAAAGTCCATGAGAATTTTAGTTATCTCACTGCTAATAACAGGTTTTGCTACTGATACTCTTTCAAGTCTTGTTTGCGCAGCATATATATCCTTAGCTATAGGAGAATTGCAGAGTTTATTGCTTTTATATTTATATTATAAATATAAGTGTAAACATACTGTTTATATTAAGACTAAAACTGAAAGTAAATTTCAGTTAACTTTTGATATACTTATTATTTCTTTACCTCTATGTTTAAATGCCTTCTTGAATAATGCTTTCTATACATTTTCAGCATTAATAGTTCCAAGACGACTTTTAAGTGCTGGATTTTCATATAGCATTGCTCTTGAAATGATAGGTAAATATTCTGGCATGGCTCTACCTGTGGTTTTTTTCCCTTTAGTAATAATAAATTCTTTAAATACAGTTTTAATTCCAGACTTATCGCAAACCATGAGCAAAAAAGACTATTATTCTGCTAATGCAAGAATAAAAAAAGTATTATTAATTGTTTTTTTAATTGGTATAGGTTCTATAGTTGTATGTAATTTAATTCCTAATTATCTCGGAAAAATTTTATTTAATAAAAACGACTTAGGTAATTATATAAGAGCAGCCTCAATTGCTGCACCTATAGCTTTTACTTCAATGACTATGTTTGGCATTTTGAATGGTTTATCAAAACAAAAAATAATTTTAAGAAATGCAGTATTAACTGAAACATTAGAATTGTGTTGTTTATATGTCTTAACAGGAATTCCTTCCATAAATATTTATGGATATGCTATAACAGCTTGTATAATATCTAGCTTGAGTTTACTTCTTAACTTACATGAAGTTAAAAAAACAACTAATTTCCAAGTATCTCTTTCAAATGTAATTATTTATATATTAGTTGGTTTATTTGTATACTTTTTAGCCAAAATTACTTTGCCTTTACTTTCATGTGTTCATCCAATAATAACAAGCTTAACTATTATATGCATTGTGTATGGCTTAATAGGTTTATTTGCTATAAAATATTCAAAAACGCTGGACATTAATTAA
- a CDS encoding RluA family pseudouridine synthase encodes MKIEIGANEAGQRFDKFLRKLLKDVPLSAIFKGLRKGDIRVNGKKEKEKYSLQIGDVIEIKYMNVNITPKSEETFNTVDISGIKITYEDENILLIEKWPGVLVHSDRKNGEPTLTDYVLSHLYKKGDYQPEKEITFVPASCNRLDRNTSGIVIFGKNFESLKILNELIRERKIKKYYTALVKGRISDGIHTAYISKDESKNLSKVFDDSKPNTSRIQMDVKTIQSNGAYSLLEIELITGKSHQLRAHLSHLGNPIIGDPKYGDPKLNAFFDNKFGLNYQFLYAYKLIFRDVPEKLEYMKNKTIAESLPPIFKKIKKDVFKFSI; translated from the coding sequence TTGAAAATAGAAATAGGAGCAAATGAGGCGGGACAAAGATTTGATAAGTTTTTAAGAAAATTATTAAAGGATGTTCCACTTAGTGCAATATTCAAAGGGCTTAGAAAAGGCGATATAAGGGTAAATGGGAAAAAAGAAAAAGAAAAATATAGTTTGCAAATAGGCGATGTCATTGAAATAAAATATATGAATGTAAATATTACGCCAAAAAGTGAAGAAACTTTTAATACCGTAGATATTAGTGGAATTAAAATTACTTATGAGGATGAAAATATTTTACTCATAGAAAAATGGCCGGGAGTTTTGGTACATTCTGATAGAAAGAATGGAGAACCAACATTGACTGATTATGTTTTATCTCATCTATATAAAAAGGGAGATTATCAACCAGAAAAGGAGATTACATTTGTACCAGCTTCTTGTAATAGATTGGATAGAAATACTTCTGGAATAGTTATTTTTGGGAAAAACTTTGAATCTTTAAAAATACTTAATGAATTAATTAGAGAACGTAAGATTAAAAAGTATTATACAGCCCTTGTAAAGGGAAGAATTAGTGATGGTATACATACAGCTTATATTTCTAAGGATGAGAGTAAAAATTTATCTAAGGTTTTTGATGATAGCAAGCCTAATACCAGTAGAATTCAAATGGATGTTAAGACAATTCAAAGTAATGGAGCTTATTCTTTATTAGAGATTGAATTAATAACAGGAAAGAGTCATCAATTAAGAGCACATCTTTCTCACTTAGGAAATCCTATAATTGGGGATCCTAAATACGGAGATCCTAAATTAAATGCCTTTTTTGATAATAAGTTTGGGCTTAACTATCAATTTTTATATGCGTATAAACTAATATTTAGAGATGTACCAGAAAAACTTGAATATATGAAAAACAAAACTATAGCAGAAAGTTTACCTCCTATATTTAAAAAGATTAAGAAGGATGTTTTTAAGTTTTCAATATGA
- a CDS encoding M20 metallopeptidase family protein, whose product MMDFYKEALEIKDLLIEVRRDLHENPELGFEEFRTCGKIQEYLTKEGINTEVIARTGVCGIIQGEKESISKPKVVALRADIDALPIQEKNNCSYKSKVAGKMHACGHDAHTTILLGAAKILNRHKKDFSGTIKLMFEPAEETTGGAPVMIKEGVLENPKVDGVFGLHVTEDLQVGKIKVKYGVVNAASNPFTIKIKGKGGHGAAPQYTIDPVVISAQVVLALQTIVSREITPTNPAVITIGSINGGTAQNIIPDEVVLKGIIRTMDKDDREEVKKRLNEVVKGICASMRAEAEIEIEESYPCLYNNDAMVDIVKGSASSILGEENVTNQKAPSMGVESFAYFAMERDAAFYFLGTGNKEKNTDVPAHNALFNIDEDALPIGVAIQCANAFNYLTNE is encoded by the coding sequence ATTATGGATTTTTATAAGGAAGCACTTGAAATAAAAGATTTGCTTATTGAAGTAAGAAGAGATTTACACGAAAATCCTGAATTAGGGTTTGAGGAATTTAGAACTTGTGGAAAGATTCAAGAATATTTAACAAAGGAAGGTATTAACACAGAAGTTATAGCTAGGACTGGAGTTTGCGGAATAATTCAAGGTGAAAAAGAGAGTATATCAAAACCTAAGGTAGTGGCATTAAGGGCAGATATAGATGCGTTACCAATTCAAGAAAAGAACAATTGTTCTTATAAATCCAAAGTTGCTGGAAAGATGCATGCGTGTGGTCATGATGCCCATACAACAATTCTGTTAGGAGCAGCTAAAATTTTAAACAGACATAAGAAGGATTTCTCTGGAACAATTAAACTTATGTTTGAACCAGCTGAAGAAACTACAGGTGGAGCTCCTGTAATGATAAAAGAAGGAGTTTTAGAAAATCCTAAAGTTGATGGAGTTTTTGGATTGCATGTAACAGAAGATTTACAGGTTGGAAAAATAAAAGTAAAATATGGTGTAGTCAATGCGGCATCAAATCCATTTACAATTAAGATAAAGGGTAAAGGTGGTCATGGTGCAGCACCTCAATATACAATAGATCCCGTAGTTATATCAGCTCAGGTGGTTTTAGCCTTACAAACAATAGTAAGTAGAGAAATTACTCCAACAAATCCTGCAGTAATAACTATTGGAAGTATAAATGGAGGAACAGCTCAAAATATAATTCCAGATGAAGTTGTTCTTAAAGGAATTATAAGAACGATGGATAAAGATGATCGAGAGGAAGTTAAGAAGAGATTAAATGAAGTTGTTAAAGGCATTTGTGCTTCAATGAGAGCAGAAGCGGAAATTGAAATAGAAGAGAGTTATCCTTGCCTTTATAATAATGATGCTATGGTTGATATAGTAAAAGGTTCAGCTAGTAGCATTTTGGGAGAAGAGAATGTAACAAATCAAAAAGCTCCAAGTATGGGAGTTGAGAGCTTTGCTTATTTTGCAATGGAGAGGGATGCAGCATTTTATTTCTTAGGAACAGGTAATAAAGAAAAGAATACAGATGTGCCAGCTCATAATGCATTATTTAATATAGATGAGGATGCATTACCAATTGGGGTAGCAATTCAGTGTGCTAACGCTTTTAATTATTTGACAAATGAGTAA